The following are encoded together in the Humulus lupulus chromosome 5, drHumLupu1.1, whole genome shotgun sequence genome:
- the LOC133779587 gene encoding putative disease resistance protein RGA4: MRSFFQNFENNDLDGGIRSFKMHDIVHDFAQFLTKNECITLEVDHGEDKLVSLDEKSHHLSIVVQSGTKFPAPNYNKLNEKNIRSLFIVQSRRLFIDSSLFSQLMFLRKLSLIECSLEMLEESIGQLIHFRYLNLRRNFNLKRLLEGICNLCNLQTLNLSRCFSIKRLPEGIGKLVKLKHLYIDGCDLEGLPRGISGLSCLQRNFKNATEAENLGRKNIAVSRGDGLELDFRKLKKECGFEDDSDTLETLEPDPYLKTLIIWNYIGLVMSRS; the protein is encoded by the exons ATGCGATCTTtctttcaaaattttgaaaataatgaTCTTGATGGTGGTATTCGAAGTTTCAAGATGCATGATATTGTGCATGATTTTGCTCAGTTTTTGACCAAGAATGAATGTATCACACTAGAAGTTGATCATGGTGAAGATAAATTAGTTTCACTTGATGAAAAATCTCATCATCTATCCATAGTTGTTCAATCTGGTACAAAATTCCCAGCTCCAAATTACAACAAATTGAATGAAAAGAATATTCGTAGCTTATTTATTGTGCAAAGTAGAAGACTTTTTATTGATAGTTCATTGTTCTCACAACTTATGTTCTTGCGGAAATTATCTTTAATTGAATGTAGTCTTGAGATGCTAGAAGAGAGTATTGGTCAATTAATACATTTTAGATATCTCAATTTAAGGCGAAACTTCAATCTAAAGAGATTACTTGAAGGTATATGCAATTTATGTAACTTGCAAACTCTAAATCTATCGCGTTGCTTCTCAATTAAGAGATTGCCAGAAGGTATAGGAAAATTGGTAAAATTAAAACATCTCTACATTGATGGGTGTGACTTGGAGGGATTGCCAAGGGGAATTAGCGGGCTGTCTTGTCTTCAAAG AAATTTTAAAAATGCAACTGAGGCAGAGAATTTAGGTCGTAAGAATATTGCCGTCAGCAGAGGTGACGGTTTAGAGCTCGATTTTAGGAAGTTGAAAAAGGAGTGTGGTTTCGAAGATGATAGTGATACACTTGAAACCTTAGAACCAGATCCATACTTGAAGACCTTGATCATCTGGAACTATATTGGTCTTGTTATGTCTCGTAGTTAG